In Neisseria brasiliensis, the following proteins share a genomic window:
- a CDS encoding YidB family protein, whose amino-acid sequence MALMDTLLNVATQALNNNNNGTSQNPLIDMAMDLVQQQGGVGNLINQLQQGGLGDALGSWVSTSQDNAPVSGNELQSALGSDVIGQVAQKFGMDGQQASDLLAQVLPNLVDSATPNGNPQEADGFGLDDIASLVLKNFIK is encoded by the coding sequence ATGGCTTTAATGGATACTTTGTTGAACGTGGCAACCCAAGCCCTGAACAACAATAACAACGGCACCAGCCAAAACCCGCTGATCGATATGGCGATGGATTTGGTGCAACAGCAAGGCGGCGTGGGCAACTTGATTAACCAATTGCAACAAGGTGGCTTAGGTGATGCATTGGGTAGCTGGGTTTCTACTTCTCAAGACAATGCGCCGGTTTCAGGCAATGAATTGCAAAGCGCCTTGGGCAGCGATGTGATTGGCCAAGTGGCACAAAAATTCGGTATGGACGGCCAGCAAGCCAGCGATTTGTTGGCGCAAGTGTTGCCAAACTTGGTAGACAGCGCCACGCCAAACGGTAATCCGCAAGAAGCCGACGGTTTCGGCTTGGACGACATTGCGTCATTGGTGTTGAAAAACTTCATCAAATAA
- a CDS encoding YqaA family protein, with amino-acid sequence MKIFESVYDKTLQWSKHRFAPFWLSFVSFIEAIFFPVPPDVMLIPMSMAEPKKALRFAVYTTLASVLGGMIGYAVGYFAFDWVSGYIQSWGLQAKFDQAQLWFETWGVVVVFLAGFSPIPFKVFTICAGVMNMAFLPFVLSAAISRFARFFLVARLSAWGGEKYADKIRHYIEMLGWGTVALAVIGYAVYSFTH; translated from the coding sequence ATGAAAATTTTTGAATCCGTTTACGACAAAACGCTGCAATGGTCAAAACACCGTTTTGCGCCGTTTTGGTTGAGTTTTGTCAGCTTTATCGAAGCCATTTTCTTCCCCGTGCCGCCGGATGTGATGTTGATTCCGATGTCGATGGCCGAGCCGAAAAAAGCCTTGCGCTTTGCAGTATATACCACGCTGGCATCGGTTTTGGGCGGCATGATTGGCTATGCCGTCGGCTATTTTGCCTTTGATTGGGTGTCGGGCTATATTCAAAGCTGGGGCTTGCAGGCCAAATTCGATCAGGCGCAGCTTTGGTTTGAAACGTGGGGCGTGGTGGTAGTGTTTTTGGCAGGTTTCTCGCCAATTCCGTTTAAAGTCTTCACCATTTGCGCCGGCGTGATGAACATGGCATTTTTGCCGTTTGTATTATCCGCCGCCATTTCCCGCTTTGCCCGCTTCTTCTTGGTGGCCAGATTATCCGCTTGGGGTGGTGAAAAATATGCAGATAAAATCCGCCACTACATTGAAATGCTGGGCTGGGGCACGGTAGCCTTGGCTGTAATCGGTTATGCGGTGTATAGCTTTACCCATTAA